From one Rhizobium rosettiformans genomic stretch:
- a CDS encoding peptidylprolyl isomerase produces the protein MLVFLRKASRTLFAKILLLLLVLSFGVWGVSASLFSNTSDTVVAVGDQSVSSADFAFAYQRQVADMSNRFGMQLTTEQARAFGIESQVFSQLAAGAALDQLAADMNLGLSQDRLAQLIADDPAFKNSAGNFDRALFSSRLRNAGLREDDYIEERSKVAIRSQIVDATADGFVAPKVLIDAIKAYRYENRDINYILLTNANIELIKAPDDATLAAWFETTKSGYRAPEYRSFNYVKLEPSDIADKASITDEQIREDYERRKSSYEIAGTRTIEQLSFENREMAEAAVEELQKGTSFDQLVTDQGKTASDVLLGDFTRDRLPDPALAAAAFAVTAEGGTTDVVDGALGPVILRVTNIKEGRTQSLDEVKEEIREALAEQAAIADLTSVHDQFEDLRAGGSTLKEAADQLRLQTVTVTDIDRRGLDSRETEVAGIPERDKLLADVFRTEIGIEALPVTMGNNGFIWFDVTDIKAERDRELAEVREKAIADWTAEQQRIALGAKAESLRQRVADGGTLEEVAAELGLAVESKAGITRRTEDAVLGPTAVTAAFSGPQGIVVTASGGDPSTQILLTVTAVRDQPTGGVPLNEDEQIAQVANSAGDDILDQMVGQLQSEYGVTINQALAQQAIVR, from the coding sequence ATGCTCGTCTTCTTGAGAAAAGCTTCCCGAACCCTGTTCGCCAAGATCTTGCTTCTGCTGCTCGTCCTGTCCTTTGGCGTCTGGGGCGTTTCAGCTTCGCTATTCAGCAACACGTCAGACACTGTCGTTGCGGTTGGCGATCAAAGCGTCTCTTCGGCCGACTTCGCCTTTGCCTATCAGCGCCAGGTCGCCGACATGAGCAACCGGTTCGGGATGCAGCTCACAACCGAACAGGCCCGCGCCTTCGGCATCGAATCCCAGGTGTTCTCGCAGCTTGCCGCCGGTGCTGCCCTCGACCAGCTGGCTGCTGACATGAACCTCGGTCTTTCCCAGGATCGGCTTGCGCAGCTGATTGCCGATGATCCGGCTTTCAAGAACTCTGCCGGCAACTTCGATCGCGCACTGTTTTCCTCCCGTCTGCGCAATGCCGGTCTTCGCGAAGACGACTATATCGAGGAACGCTCGAAGGTCGCCATCCGCAGCCAGATCGTTGACGCCACAGCCGACGGCTTCGTTGCGCCGAAGGTGCTGATCGACGCGATCAAGGCCTATCGCTACGAAAACCGCGACATCAACTACATCCTGCTCACCAATGCCAATATCGAGCTCATCAAGGCACCCGATGATGCGACCCTGGCAGCGTGGTTCGAGACGACGAAATCCGGTTACCGCGCACCGGAATATCGCAGCTTCAACTATGTGAAGCTGGAACCCTCCGACATTGCCGATAAGGCCTCCATCACCGACGAACAGATCCGTGAAGACTACGAGCGCCGCAAGTCCTCCTACGAGATTGCCGGGACACGCACGATCGAGCAGTTGAGCTTCGAAAACCGCGAAATGGCGGAAGCAGCGGTTGAAGAACTGCAGAAGGGCACGAGCTTCGACCAGCTCGTCACCGATCAGGGCAAGACCGCCAGTGACGTGCTGCTCGGCGACTTCACCCGCGACCGCCTGCCTGATCCGGCCCTTGCCGCGGCAGCCTTTGCCGTGACTGCCGAAGGCGGCACCACCGATGTCGTCGACGGCGCTCTCGGCCCGGTCATCCTGCGCGTCACCAACATCAAGGAAGGCCGCACCCAGAGCCTCGACGAGGTGAAGGAAGAGATCCGCGAAGCGCTGGCCGAGCAGGCGGCGATCGCCGATCTCACATCGGTCCACGACCAGTTCGAAGATCTGCGGGCCGGTGGCTCGACACTCAAGGAAGCGGCCGACCAGTTGAGGCTCCAGACTGTGACTGTCACCGATATCGACCGCCGCGGGCTCGACAGTCGCGAAACGGAAGTTGCCGGCATTCCTGAACGGGACAAACTGCTCGCAGACGTCTTCCGCACCGAAATCGGTATCGAGGCCTTGCCGGTCACCATGGGCAATAACGGTTTCATCTGGTTCGATGTCACCGACATCAAGGCCGAGCGCGATCGCGAACTGGCCGAAGTGCGTGAAAAGGCGATTGCCGACTGGACCGCAGAACAGCAGCGCATAGCACTCGGTGCGAAGGCGGAGAGCCTGCGCCAGCGCGTCGCAGACGGTGGCACTCTGGAAGAAGTCGCCGCCGAACTGGGCCTTGCGGTCGAAAGCAAGGCCGGCATCACCCGCCGTACTGAAGATGCGGTTCTCGGCCCGACGGCGGTGACCGCCGCGTTCTCCGGCCCGCAGGGCATCGTGGTGACTGCGTCCGGCGGTGATCCTTCGACGCAGATCCTGCTGACGGTCACGGCCGTCCGTGACCAGCCTACCGGCGGCGTGCCGCTCAATGAAGATGAGCAGATCGCTCAGGTCGCGAACTCCGCAGGCGACGACATCCTCGACCAGATGGTCGGTCAACTGCAGTCGGAATATGGCGTGACGATCAATCAGGCGCTGGCCCAGCAGGCCATCGTCCGATAA
- the gltA gene encoding citrate synthase — protein MTDKSASLKLGDKTVDLSVKAGTIGPDVIDIGALYKHTGTFTYDPGFTSTASCESKITYIDGDEGTLLHRGYPIEQLAEKGDFLEVCYLLLYGELPTAAQKKDFDYRVTHHTMVHEQMSKFFSGYRRDAHPMAVMVGTVGALSAFYHDSTDITDPHQRMVASLRMIAKMPTIAAMAYKYHVGQPFVYPKNDLDYASNFLRMCFAVPCEEYQVNPVLARAMDRIFILHADHEQNASTSTVRLAGSSGANPFACIAAGIACLWGPAHGGANEAALNMLQEIGSVDRIPEYIAKAKDKNDPFRLMGFGHRVYKNYDPRAKIMQKTMYEVLEATGHADDPLMKVALELEKIALNDPYFIDKKLYPNVDFYSGITLRALGFPTTMFTVLFALARTVGWIAQWNEMIEDPQQRIGRPRQLYTGEPKRDYKALSER, from the coding sequence ATGACGGACAAAAGCGCTTCTTTGAAACTCGGTGACAAGACGGTCGACCTGAGCGTCAAGGCCGGCACGATCGGCCCTGACGTCATCGACATCGGCGCCCTTTACAAGCACACGGGCACGTTCACCTACGATCCGGGCTTCACGTCCACGGCATCCTGCGAGTCCAAGATCACCTATATCGACGGGGACGAAGGCACGCTTCTGCATCGCGGCTACCCGATCGAACAGCTTGCTGAAAAGGGCGACTTCCTCGAGGTCTGCTACCTGCTGCTCTACGGCGAATTGCCGACGGCTGCGCAGAAGAAGGACTTCGACTATCGCGTTACGCACCACACCATGGTGCATGAGCAGATGAGCAAGTTCTTCTCCGGCTATCGCCGTGACGCCCATCCGATGGCGGTCATGGTCGGCACGGTCGGCGCGCTCTCCGCCTTCTACCACGACTCGACCGACATCACCGATCCGCATCAGCGCATGGTCGCTTCGCTGCGCATGATCGCCAAGATGCCGACGATCGCGGCCATGGCCTACAAGTATCACGTCGGCCAGCCCTTCGTTTACCCGAAGAACGATCTCGATTATGCGTCTAACTTCCTGCGCATGTGCTTTGCCGTGCCCTGCGAAGAGTACCAGGTGAACCCGGTTCTGGCGCGCGCCATGGACCGCATTTTCATCCTCCATGCCGATCACGAGCAGAACGCCTCGACCTCGACCGTGCGTCTCGCCGGCTCTTCAGGCGCCAATCCGTTCGCCTGCATCGCGGCCGGCATCGCGTGCCTTTGGGGCCCTGCCCATGGCGGCGCCAACGAGGCTGCCTTGAACATGTTGCAGGAAATCGGCTCGGTTGACCGCATTCCGGAATATATCGCCAAGGCCAAGGACAAGAACGATCCGTTCCGTCTGATGGGCTTCGGCCACCGGGTCTACAAGAACTACGACCCGCGCGCCAAGATCATGCAGAAGACCATGTACGAAGTCCTCGAAGCGACAGGCCATGCCGATGATCCGCTGATGAAGGTAGCACTCGAGCTCGAAAAGATCGCGCTCAACGACCCCTACTTCATCGACAAGAAGCTCTACCCGAACGTCGACTTCTATTCGGGCATCACGCTGCGTGCGCTCGGCTTCCCGACGACCATGTTCACCGTTCTTTTCGCGCTCGCGCGCACCGTCGGCTGGATCGCGCAGTGGAACGAGATGATCGAGGATCCGCAGCAGCGCATCGGTCGTCCGCGTCAGCTCTATACCGGTGAGCCGAAGCGCGATTACAAGGCGCTCTCGGAGCGCTGA
- a CDS encoding ComEC/Rec2 family competence protein, producing the protein MPVWLGAGAAIWFSVGQPPPALVLGLLLACLAFALSRAIRDTVAHVVLWSLCLILLGMLMAEWETRRASTVILDQPLVTTVTGLVERREEGAGGEWRYVLRVIQTAEPSIRRSPARVSLLARSKHVPAAIGEQLSGRARLSPPSGPALPGLNDFSFQSYFAGIGAVGFFLGPPQAKTSASLAEKGLWDRFDASLFSLRDRISSRIRSILPGDPGAFAAAIITGERRSMSEEATEALRVSGLAHITAISGLNMALAAGIFFVGLRGLLSLMPTFAHRYPVKKIAAAGALLATTGYVLISGYQVTALRAYLMTAVMLGAVLFDRPAVSLHNLALAATAILAVQPSTVMGPSFQMSFAATAALIAGYAGWRARPRAILPRARSLAMRIAAGFAKFVGGTLATSFIGGVSTAVFAISHFHRLSTHGLEANLAAMPLISLVVMPSGFIAMLLMPFGLDGPFFWIMGKGLEMVLIVAHTVSGWGGGYVFPRLPSWFMPGAIAGMLLLMLLRTPIRHVGTALIVATLAAAFLAPRSPGGELMVSEDARLVAIRVASGDTSIIAINRARPAAFIFDQWRPVLGIDEPRHPVMLDTVPLPPAPDRRTGQTLSEEQSKLAEAVFDSLLKAAGREQFTCVKQACAIRLENGNTLLTLERPDLIGTACDRADIVVLSARTRVKACRSGALLISEASQRATGSLEIAGLAATSQAMTVRSALDGPSRPWTAHRLYDWRTASSESTHEFAGPTGTVRPKLETDADQ; encoded by the coding sequence GTGCCCGTCTGGCTCGGCGCCGGTGCTGCAATCTGGTTTTCCGTTGGCCAACCACCGCCGGCCTTGGTCCTCGGACTGCTCCTTGCTTGCCTGGCTTTCGCGCTTTCGCGGGCGATACGCGACACCGTGGCGCATGTGGTCCTGTGGAGTTTGTGCCTGATCCTTCTCGGCATGCTGATGGCCGAATGGGAGACAAGGCGAGCGTCCACCGTGATCCTTGATCAGCCACTTGTCACCACGGTCACCGGGCTTGTCGAGCGACGGGAGGAGGGGGCGGGCGGTGAATGGCGTTACGTGTTGCGCGTGATCCAGACCGCAGAGCCGAGCATCCGACGGTCGCCGGCACGCGTGTCCCTTCTGGCCCGAAGCAAGCATGTGCCAGCTGCCATCGGCGAGCAATTGAGCGGTCGCGCCCGTCTCTCACCACCTTCAGGTCCGGCTTTGCCGGGATTGAACGACTTTAGCTTCCAAAGCTACTTCGCCGGCATCGGCGCTGTCGGCTTCTTCCTCGGTCCGCCCCAGGCCAAAACCTCCGCTTCATTGGCGGAGAAAGGTCTGTGGGATCGCTTCGACGCGTCCCTGTTCTCGCTCCGGGATCGCATTTCAAGCCGCATTCGCAGCATACTGCCCGGAGATCCCGGCGCCTTCGCTGCTGCGATCATTACCGGCGAACGCAGATCGATGTCGGAAGAGGCGACGGAGGCGCTGCGCGTCTCGGGCCTCGCCCATATCACCGCGATCTCGGGCCTCAACATGGCGCTTGCCGCCGGCATTTTCTTCGTCGGATTGCGAGGGCTTCTGAGCCTCATGCCGACTTTTGCCCACCGTTATCCGGTGAAGAAGATCGCAGCCGCCGGCGCGCTTCTGGCGACGACCGGCTATGTGCTTATATCCGGCTACCAAGTCACCGCGTTGCGGGCCTATCTGATGACGGCGGTCATGCTCGGAGCCGTCCTCTTCGACCGCCCGGCTGTCAGCCTCCACAATCTGGCACTTGCGGCAACCGCGATCCTCGCGGTCCAGCCCTCGACGGTGATGGGGCCTAGTTTCCAGATGTCTTTCGCGGCGACTGCAGCCCTGATTGCCGGTTACGCGGGGTGGCGGGCGCGACCGCGCGCGATCCTGCCTCGTGCCCGCTCGCTTGCCATGCGGATTGCTGCCGGGTTTGCCAAGTTCGTCGGCGGCACCCTGGCGACATCGTTCATCGGCGGGGTCTCGACCGCCGTCTTTGCCATCAGCCATTTTCACCGGCTGTCGACCCATGGACTCGAGGCAAACCTCGCCGCCATGCCGCTGATCTCGCTGGTCGTGATGCCGTCCGGCTTCATTGCCATGCTGCTCATGCCATTTGGCCTCGACGGCCCATTCTTCTGGATCATGGGTAAGGGCCTGGAAATGGTGCTCATTGTCGCTCACACCGTCTCCGGCTGGGGCGGCGGCTACGTCTTCCCGCGTCTGCCATCATGGTTCATGCCCGGCGCAATCGCCGGCATGCTCTTGCTGATGCTCCTCAGAACCCCGATCAGGCATGTCGGCACGGCTCTCATCGTCGCAACGCTCGCTGCTGCCTTCCTTGCTCCACGTTCCCCGGGTGGCGAACTGATGGTCAGCGAGGACGCACGGTTGGTCGCGATTCGGGTGGCAAGTGGCGACACGTCCATCATTGCCATCAACCGAGCCCGCCCGGCAGCCTTCATCTTCGATCAATGGCGGCCGGTGCTCGGTATCGATGAGCCAAGGCATCCGGTCATGCTCGACACGGTACCCCTGCCACCGGCGCCAGACCGGCGTACTGGGCAAACCCTGTCGGAGGAGCAGAGCAAACTGGCAGAGGCTGTATTTGACAGCCTACTCAAGGCCGCCGGCAGAGAACAGTTCACCTGTGTCAAGCAGGCCTGTGCCATCAGACTGGAGAACGGCAACACGCTGCTGACGCTGGAACGCCCGGATCTCATCGGAACAGCCTGCGACCGCGCTGATATCGTCGTTCTGTCGGCGCGCACACGCGTCAAAGCCTGCCGCTCTGGCGCGCTCCTGATTTCGGAGGCGAGCCAGCGCGCAACCGGCTCCCTCGAGATCGCGGGCCTAGCCGCCACCTCGCAAGCCATGACGGTCAGGTCCGCGCTCGACGGACCCTCCAGGCCATGGACGGCGCACCGTCTCTACGACTGGCGAACAGCCTCTTCCGAAAGCACGCATGAATTTGCGGGTCCAACTGGCACTGTCCGACCAAAGCTGGAGACCGATGCTGATCAGTGA
- the lexA gene encoding transcriptional repressor LexA, which translates to MLTRKQQELLLFIHERMKESGVPPSFDEMKDALDLASKSGIHRLITALEERGFIRRLPNRARALEVIKLPEAYSPSIQPRRGFAPSVIEGSLGKTPPAPALTKPPVEDNGSSVSVPVMGRIAAGVPISAIQNNTHDITVPAEMIGAGDHYALEVKGDSMIEAGILDGDTVIIRNASNANPGDIIVALVDDEEATLKRFRRRGASIALEAANPAYETRIFPPDRVKIQGKLVGLIRRYH; encoded by the coding sequence ATGCTGACGCGCAAGCAACAGGAACTGCTTCTCTTCATCCATGAACGGATGAAGGAATCGGGTGTCCCGCCGTCCTTCGACGAGATGAAGGATGCGCTGGACCTCGCATCGAAATCCGGGATCCACCGCCTGATCACTGCGCTCGAGGAGCGCGGCTTCATCCGACGCTTGCCGAACCGGGCGCGTGCCTTGGAGGTCATCAAGCTTCCGGAAGCCTATTCGCCGAGCATCCAGCCGCGCCGCGGCTTTGCACCGAGCGTGATCGAGGGCAGTCTCGGCAAGACGCCACCGGCGCCAGCGCTGACCAAGCCGCCGGTCGAGGACAACGGTTCGTCTGTCTCCGTGCCGGTCATGGGCCGGATTGCAGCCGGTGTGCCGATTTCAGCGATTCAGAACAACACTCATGACATCACGGTACCGGCTGAGATGATCGGCGCGGGCGATCACTATGCACTTGAGGTCAAGGGCGATTCGATGATCGAGGCCGGTATTCTTGACGGCGATACGGTCATCATCCGCAATGCCTCTAACGCCAATCCCGGTGACATCATCGTGGCGCTCGTCGACGACGAGGAGGCGACACTCAAACGCTTCCGCCGCCGCGGTGCATCGATTGCACTGGAAGCCGCCAATCCGGCATACGAAACCCGCATCTTCCCTCCGGATCGCGTGAAGATCCAGGGCAAGCTGGTGGGCCTCATTCGCCGCTATCACTGA
- a CDS encoding DUF1003 domain-containing protein: MLKDIEKLVLGKLSSDLSSAEQKVLKRARERRTVSTNAGEDFLAHATFGQRLADGIARVGGSWGFIIGFMLFLVAWVILNTVILATGALDPYPFIFLNLILSMLAAVQAPIIMMSQNRQAERDRFMAAKDYEINLKAEIEVLALHHKIDEQVLKELRETREQIDALRQAVEGLSIQASNSQN, from the coding sequence ATGTTGAAGGATATTGAGAAACTCGTTCTGGGGAAGTTGTCATCTGATCTTTCGTCAGCAGAGCAAAAGGTGCTGAAGCGGGCGCGGGAGCGCCGCACGGTGTCGACCAATGCCGGCGAGGACTTTTTGGCCCATGCGACCTTCGGTCAGCGGCTCGCAGACGGCATTGCACGGGTCGGCGGCTCCTGGGGATTCATCATCGGCTTCATGCTGTTTTTGGTCGCCTGGGTCATCCTCAACACGGTGATTCTTGCAACAGGTGCGCTCGATCCCTATCCGTTCATCTTCCTGAACTTGATCCTGTCGATGCTTGCCGCCGTCCAGGCGCCGATCATCATGATGAGCCAGAACCGGCAGGCGGAGCGCGATCGCTTCATGGCGGCGAAGGACTACGAGATCAATCTCAAGGCGGAGATCGAAGTCTTGGCCCTGCATCACAAGATCGACGAGCAGGTGTTAAAGGAACTGCGCGAAACCCGCGAGCAGATCGATGCCTTGCGGCAGGCGGTCGAAGGCCTTTCCATTCAGGCGTCCAATTCTCAGAATTGA
- a CDS encoding VOC family protein: MSNSISSPRAIDHLVLPITDLETARERLTHLGFTVAADARHPFGTENACVFFADDTYLEPLAVGSREDCLEAARTGNVFVARDQAFRFRRVEGLSAIVVKTEDALADDAAYREDGMSAGSVLDFARQFRFPDGQTAEGAFRLAFAADLRAPDFFAFACQRINPLPTDRDSLLVHANGATGLRRVVLVEENPSDFQYLLETVVDQRDVTAHSFGLSIQTANVAVDVLTPEGFRLHFGQELLVSERGLVGAAVVIAVDDLGVTEACLAAKGVSYQKTGARLVVAPEKGQGVTFAFEELK; the protein is encoded by the coding sequence ATGTCCAATTCCATTTCCTCACCCCGCGCTATCGATCATCTCGTATTGCCGATCACCGATCTCGAAACCGCCCGCGAGCGGCTCACTCACCTCGGATTCACCGTCGCGGCGGATGCCCGCCACCCTTTCGGCACCGAGAATGCCTGCGTTTTCTTCGCCGATGACACCTATTTGGAGCCGCTGGCCGTCGGTAGTCGGGAAGACTGTCTGGAGGCTGCGCGCACGGGCAATGTCTTTGTCGCTCGCGATCAGGCCTTCCGCTTTCGGCGCGTCGAGGGGCTCTCCGCCATCGTCGTGAAGACGGAAGATGCATTGGCGGACGATGCGGCCTACCGCGAGGACGGGATGAGCGCTGGCTCTGTGCTCGATTTCGCGCGCCAGTTTCGTTTTCCGGATGGCCAAACCGCGGAGGGGGCTTTCCGACTCGCCTTTGCAGCAGATCTCCGTGCGCCCGATTTCTTCGCCTTCGCCTGCCAGCGCATCAACCCGCTTCCGACCGATCGGGATTCCCTGCTTGTGCATGCCAACGGCGCGACAGGGCTCCGGCGCGTAGTGCTGGTCGAAGAGAACCCGAGCGACTTCCAATATCTCCTGGAAACGGTTGTTGATCAGCGGGATGTCACCGCCCATTCCTTCGGGCTCTCGATTCAGACCGCCAACGTCGCCGTCGACGTGCTGACACCGGAGGGTTTCCGGCTCCACTTCGGCCAGGAATTGCTGGTCTCGGAAAGGGGGCTCGTCGGGGCGGCCGTGGTTATTGCGGTTGATGATCTCGGCGTGACAGAAGCCTGCCTCGCTGCTAAGGGCGTCAGCTATCAAAAAACGGGCGCGCGCCTCGTCGTCGCGCCGGAAAAGGGGCAGGGGGTGACCTTTGCCTTCGAGGAGTTGAAATGA
- the kdsA gene encoding 3-deoxy-8-phosphooctulonate synthase — MSVSPNSEVVVGEGPAKAVFSQKGRFALIAGPCQMESRDHAFMIAGQLVELCRELGLGLVYKSSFDKANRTSLSAERGIGLETAMEVFADIKKEFGVPVLTDIHTEEQCAAVAPTVDVLQIPAFLCRQTDLLVAAAKTGCAINVKKGQFLAPWDMKNVLNKITGSGNPNVMLCERGASFGYNTLVSDMRSLPIMAAMGAPVVFDATHSVQQPGGQGGSTGGQREFVETLARAAVAVGVGGLFIETHQDPDNAPSDGPNMVKITDMRRLLEKLIAFDDIAKSS, encoded by the coding sequence ATGAGCGTTTCTCCCAATTCGGAAGTCGTCGTCGGCGAAGGTCCGGCTAAGGCCGTCTTTTCCCAGAAAGGCCGTTTTGCCCTGATTGCCGGTCCCTGCCAGATGGAAAGCCGCGACCATGCCTTCATGATTGCCGGCCAGCTCGTCGAGCTTTGCCGCGAACTCGGCCTCGGCCTCGTCTACAAGTCGTCCTTCGACAAGGCGAACCGGACCTCGCTGTCCGCCGAGCGCGGCATTGGCCTGGAAACGGCGATGGAAGTCTTCGCGGACATCAAGAAGGAATTCGGCGTACCGGTCCTCACCGACATCCATACGGAAGAGCAGTGCGCCGCCGTTGCCCCGACTGTCGACGTCCTGCAGATCCCAGCCTTTCTTTGCCGCCAGACAGACCTTCTGGTGGCTGCGGCGAAGACCGGTTGCGCGATCAACGTCAAGAAGGGCCAGTTCCTGGCGCCCTGGGACATGAAGAATGTCCTGAACAAGATCACCGGTTCCGGCAATCCGAACGTCATGCTCTGCGAGCGCGGGGCCTCCTTCGGCTACAACACGCTGGTCTCCGACATGCGCTCGCTGCCGATCATGGCGGCGATGGGCGCGCCCGTCGTCTTTGATGCCACGCACTCGGTGCAGCAGCCTGGCGGACAGGGCGGCTCCACCGGCGGTCAGCGGGAATTTGTCGAGACGCTTGCCCGTGCGGCTGTTGCTGTCGGTGTCGGTGGCCTCTTCATCGAGACCCATCAGGATCCGGACAACGCCCCGTCGGATGGCCCGAACATGGTGAAGATCACCGACATGCGTCGGCTGCTCGAAAAACTCATCGCCTTCGACGATATTGCCAAGTCATCTTGA
- the eno gene encoding phosphopyruvate hydratase, whose translation MTAITDIIGREILDSRGNPTVEVDVYLEDGSMGRAAVPSGASTGAHEAVELRDGGSRYLGKGVEKAVEAVNGEIYDAIGGHDAENQIQIDNLMIQLDGTPNKARLGANAILGVSLAVAKAAAQSSGLPLYRYVGGPNAHVLPVPMMNIINGGAHADNPIDFQEFMIVPVGAETIRDAVRMGSEVFHTLKKQLAADGHNTNVGDEGGFAPGLASAPAALDFIMKSIEKAGYRPGEDMHIALDCASTEFFKDGKYVLEGEGRTLEPEAMAEYLAELAAKYPIFSIEDGMAEDDWDGWKALTDKVGKKVQLVGDDLFVTNSARLRDGIKMGVANSILVKVNQIGSLSETLDAVSTAHRAAYTAVMSHRSGETEDSTIADLAVATNCGQIKTGSLARSDRTAKYNQLIRIEEELGPQAVYAGASILRG comes from the coding sequence ATGACCGCCATCACCGACATCATCGGCCGCGAAATTCTCGACAGCCGTGGCAACCCGACCGTCGAAGTCGACGTCTATCTCGAAGATGGCAGCATGGGCCGCGCTGCGGTTCCCTCGGGCGCATCGACCGGCGCGCATGAAGCCGTCGAGCTGCGTGACGGTGGCTCGCGCTATCTCGGCAAGGGCGTCGAAAAGGCGGTCGAAGCCGTCAACGGCGAGATCTATGACGCGATCGGTGGTCACGATGCCGAGAACCAGATCCAGATCGACAATCTGATGATCCAGCTCGACGGCACGCCGAACAAGGCCCGCCTGGGCGCCAACGCCATCCTCGGCGTTTCGCTCGCCGTTGCCAAGGCTGCCGCTCAGTCCTCCGGTCTGCCGCTCTACCGGTACGTTGGTGGCCCGAACGCCCATGTCCTGCCGGTGCCGATGATGAACATCATCAATGGTGGCGCGCATGCCGACAACCCGATCGACTTCCAGGAATTCATGATCGTGCCGGTCGGCGCCGAAACCATCCGCGACGCTGTTCGCATGGGTTCGGAAGTCTTCCACACGCTGAAGAAGCAGCTCGCTGCCGACGGTCACAACACCAATGTCGGTGACGAAGGCGGTTTCGCCCCGGGTCTGGCATCTGCTCCTGCCGCTCTCGACTTCATCATGAAGTCGATCGAAAAGGCCGGCTATCGTCCGGGCGAAGACATGCACATCGCGCTCGACTGCGCCTCGACCGAATTCTTCAAGGACGGCAAGTATGTCCTGGAAGGCGAAGGCCGTACGCTTGAGCCGGAAGCCATGGCCGAATACCTCGCCGAGCTGGCGGCAAAGTACCCGATCTTCTCGATCGAAGACGGTATGGCCGAAGACGACTGGGATGGCTGGAAGGCACTCACCGACAAGGTCGGCAAGAAGGTCCAGCTCGTCGGCGACGATCTCTTTGTCACCAATTCGGCCCGTCTGCGCGACGGCATCAAGATGGGTGTCGCCAACTCGATCCTCGTGAAGGTCAACCAGATCGGTTCGCTGTCTGAAACGCTTGATGCCGTCTCGACCGCCCACCGCGCGGCCTATACCGCCGTGATGTCGCACCGCTCGGGCGAAACCGAGGACTCGACGATCGCCGATCTCGCGGTTGCCACCAACTGCGGTCAGATCAAGACCGGCTCGCTGGCCCGCTCCGACCGTACCGCCAAGTACAACCAGTTGATCCGCATCGAGGAAGAACTGGGGCCGCAGGCCGTCTACGCCGGCGCCTCGATCCTGCGCGGCTGA
- a CDS encoding FtsB family cell division protein, which translates to MWTRHHKKKKYGRLILPAITVAFLSYFGYHSIHGDYGLRAGQEFERIRQERASELDRLVAQRTVLEKDVSLLSDGSLDEDIIDEKARYQLNMSRPDEIVIFNTYF; encoded by the coding sequence ATGTGGACCAGGCATCACAAGAAGAAGAAATACGGCCGTCTCATTCTTCCCGCTATCACCGTCGCTTTCCTGTCCTATTTCGGCTACCATTCCATCCATGGTGATTACGGCCTCAGGGCGGGGCAGGAATTCGAGCGCATCCGGCAAGAGCGTGCATCGGAGCTTGATAGGCTCGTGGCCCAGCGGACCGTCCTTGAAAAGGATGTCAGTCTCTTGAGTGATGGCTCTCTCGATGAGGACATCATAGACGAAAAGGCGCGCTATCAGCTCAACATGTCGCGCCCGGACGAAATCGTAATCTTCAACACCTATTTCTGA